The genomic region TACAATCAAGTGAGCTTCCTGCATGTGTACCATCACATCATGATGAGCGTGTCCATTTTTGTGTACCTGCGCTACTTGCCTGGTGGCCATGGCGCAGTGTTGGGCTTCCTCAATCTGAATGTGCATAccattatgtatttttattatttcatttcggcACTGCAGCCCGAGTTGAAACAGTCGATATGGTGGAAGAAACACATTACCCAAGCGCAAATACTGCAATTTCTGCTTTTGCTATTGCACTTTACGCGCGCGCTCTTCGATGCAGAATGCGAATATCCTAAAATGGCTATACTGTTTGCGGTCATTCAAGCTGTGGTGATGCTGATGCTCTTTTCGGACTTTTATTATAAGGCTTACGTtcgcagcagcaacaaaaaattaggGACACAAATAAACGGAAAAGAAACTTGCAGTAAAATGGGGGAACATCTGAGGGCGATGGATTTGGGTGGAACAGAAATGAAACCTTGTAAATTTTGATGGTtgtgaaataaatttgataaagAAAAACTGATTTTACTTTATGACACAAAAAGTTGGTGCTTACAAATTAACATCCATTTTTAATGAACTTTCAAtataaatgttttgaaaaaggcTTAAAAATTACTATGAAAATTAATACCCTGCTAAGCCTCATACATGGGGTCTGAAAATGCTTACGCGTGCTGAAACCTCTGGACTTTATGTTGTACGTTGGTGGTGCTGCTTATGGATTGAGCCTATTTTTGGATATAGTTTTATATTTGGCAAAAGGTCTTCCTAAGGACAAACattttaagggggtggtagggtttagcgctaaaaaaacactttttttttgaattttttacagaaatatggcttaagatactttaataaaatcagttgcatgttattgtacatcttttcaataagtttttaaaaaatattaataataaaatattgacaaataagcccatgacagagtttttttggagatatgtttttcgagaggtgctctgcggtgccaatcggcattcgtcgtagaatcatctgaaactaaaaaagtcgaatttttcagttaaagtatgacgtaatgctcccccccccattaataaattttttttttttcatttttgtatagttttggtggcaaaaaaacgtaaaac from Anastrepha obliqua isolate idAnaObli1 chromosome 2, idAnaObli1_1.0, whole genome shotgun sequence harbors:
- the LOC129238129 gene encoding elongation of very long chain fatty acids protein F-like, giving the protein MLLLLKLLWENLREFDEKYRDRRSENFCFVQPIHLCGAVLAYYVFIKHLGPKLMENRKPFELKYVLLVYNAAQVLINSILLILGCFTVVYYKPYERLTCMMPVMQRTDAGMAELNFSYAYYLLKYLDFADTVFFVLRKRYNQVSFLHVYHHIMMSVSIFVYLRYLPGGHGAVLGFLNLNVHTIMYFYYFISALQPELKQSIWWKKHITQAQILQFLLLLLHFTRALFDAECEYPKMAILFAVIQAVVMLMLFSDFYYKAYVRSSNKKLGTQINGKETCSKMGEHLRAMDLGGTEMKPCKF